The following proteins are co-located in the Coriobacteriia bacterium genome:
- a CDS encoding sulfide/dihydroorotate dehydrogenase-like FAD/NAD-binding protein produces the protein MFEVVHKRRLSEAVFEMGVSAPLVARKVRAGQFLMLRIDETGERVPLTFSDWSVEQGWVRFIFMVVGKTTRKLASLDTGDSIADVVGPLGTPTSVGGLGRVAVVGGGVGAAVAYPVARAMCAAGARVTVVLGARSADLLILEDEFRALPLEGLVVCTDDGSAGRKGLVTTPLKELCEAGTIDHAMAIGPAVMMKFCAATTREHEVPTTVSLNPIMVDGTGMCGACRVTVGGVTRFGCVDGPDFDGHEVDFEELMSRQRVYVDDEREADADYQRECACRPAT, from the coding sequence TTGTTCGAAGTGGTGCACAAGCGCCGTCTCTCGGAGGCGGTCTTCGAGATGGGGGTGTCCGCCCCTCTCGTCGCGCGCAAGGTGCGCGCCGGCCAGTTCCTCATGCTCCGTATCGACGAGACGGGCGAACGCGTGCCGCTCACGTTCTCCGACTGGTCGGTGGAGCAGGGGTGGGTCCGCTTCATCTTCATGGTGGTGGGCAAGACCACCCGCAAGCTCGCGTCGCTCGACACCGGTGACTCGATCGCCGACGTAGTCGGACCGCTGGGAACGCCGACGAGCGTCGGGGGGCTCGGCCGGGTCGCCGTCGTCGGCGGCGGGGTCGGCGCCGCGGTCGCCTATCCCGTTGCGCGGGCGATGTGCGCCGCGGGCGCTCGCGTGACGGTCGTGCTCGGCGCGCGCAGCGCCGACCTCCTCATACTCGAGGACGAGTTCCGTGCCCTGCCGCTTGAAGGCCTCGTCGTCTGCACCGACGACGGCAGCGCCGGCCGGAAGGGGCTCGTGACCACTCCGCTGAAGGAGCTGTGCGAAGCGGGGACCATCGACCATGCCATGGCGATCGGCCCCGCGGTGATGATGAAGTTCTGCGCGGCGACCACCCGCGAACACGAGGTGCCGACCACGGTCAGCCTGAACCCCATCATGGTCGACGGCACCGGGATGTGCGGCGCCTGCCGGGTGACGGTCGGCGGTGTCACGCGATTCGGTTGCGTGGACGGGCCCGACTTCGACGGGCACGAGGTCGACTTCGAGGAGCTCATGAGCCGTCAGCGCGTCTACGTCGACGACGAGCGCGAGGCGGACGCCGACTACCAGCGGGAGTGCGCGTGCCGACCGGCGACGTGA